Genomic DNA from Oryza sativa Japonica Group chromosome 5, ASM3414082v1:
GAGATTAGATTAGGTGCTAATGCTACTACTTTGTACTACACGCCTACCGTTGCTCTCTGGTTATCGTGGACCCTTCTTTCCCTTCTTCAAAGGCAAGTCTATGTAAAATGTCTCTAGCTAGCCTCTCTTATTTTGTGTTGCCACTGCACTGCACCACACAACCAgactgacaaaaaaaataaccaGGTTGATTGGCTTATTGGGCTCATTTGCCAAGCATTTACAGTGGCTAAAATTGTACTAGTTCTTTTTTGGGTAAAATCATGTTTGTTGTTCATATGTGAAAGtagattaatttattgttaTTTTTAACATTACCAAGTTTTTCATTGTCGAAATTTAAAGAGGCAACATAGCAAATACGCCATTACCAACGCAACCCCTgctaaattctaataattctaaaattttcctCTTAAAACCCTATCAAAATTTGAATAGGCCTCGAACCAAGCACTAGAAAcaattattttctttcttttttttgcaattttttttgtaagTTGTAAATTGAACGAGTCAAGCAGTTTTATTTGATAAAGAAATTGTCACCCGCTATATTTTATTTCCCTCTATTTATCCACTACATCATCATAACCTAAGCAAAAGAGATTTAAGAGACATAcccaaataaaaaagaaatgtcGTAGTAATCTTTGCCGAATAGGAGAAAAAAGATTAGTCATcatttcttttatatttttcccCAATAAAATGAACACGCGTGTACTCTTAAATCAAAACTAGCGAGATCTTTTAAATCTGCTTGCGTCCTTCATGGATTAGGTAATCAAGAAAATACACTCAAAACTGAAAAACAAAAGTGAGGAGTCGTGATCTTTGGGGATGAGTCGGCATGTATGATTGATGAAGCCATGAAGGCAATCATCATGGTTTATCTTCTCTTTTTTCCGGTGTGGTGGAAATGGTTTTATTGGACGTATATATTATTAGTGGGCACAAATCAAATTATTGCGAACTTGCAAGGAGACGTGTGTGTACAAGAAAAGGAGAGCAGATGGTAAACGTAGGACCCATCACTCCATGCATGCGTGGTACCATACTACCATTAGACATGCAAAGCTCCCTTTTAATTAGCATGATCATACATAGTTAACTTAATTTGTgtataatatttttctttttttcctccaaatGGGGGTTGTTGCAAGTTTGAAGGAGAATGATTCCCTCCATTTTCAAGGCGACATATTGCAACTTTGCAAGCAATGTGGCTCAAAGAAGGGAGCACTTTGTAAAAGTAAAtaaaagtcttttttttttgggtaatgTAGTGTGTCGGTGCTTCTTTCTTTCCGGCTATTATTATGTTGGAACTGAATTATTGAAATGAGTTAATTAGTGGATAGCACAAAACTATTGTGAAATTAAATGCTGATTTCTAGGTAAATTAATTAATCGATCATGGAATCATCTATCCCGTACATATTTCctctgttctaaaaaaaaataatttgagtgGGGATTCAACACCATTTAGAACGATGAATCTGGATAATCTTTTTGAGTGGGGATTCTAGCTTGATTTTTTGTTGACAAGAGGGAGTACATGCATTGGGGACACGAAATGAAGTTTTTCGAGATTGAGCTGTAAAGGCTCACAACTCGTACAAGAAGAAGAGTTTTGACAAGAAGCCTTGATTGATCGTTTGATGTGATCCTTACTCTCGTTCTGttgtgttttgtttttcttgccCCATGTCCGATATATGCATGCAGAATCGTCCCATCACAGATTCGAAATGGGGCATTCTACTGGAGATCCACAGTTTTGACAATGGTATACTGTAGTAATTGCATCGTTTTGGtagtagagttttttttttaaatggaaCATTTGCAGTTATTGTTAGCTGGGGTAAAGGACTGCAATTTGCAATTTAAAAGGAACAGGATTAGATCACGCTAACCAAACCATATGGTGATGACAGTGTGGTAAGCAGGGTTGAACATGAGAAGGTATTTTTAGCTCCTCAAACAAACAAATGAGCTCCGTTTTCTTCTCTAAATCATTTGCTTAAATCTCTACTCAAGAATCCAGATCTCTAAACAATACTTTAGTTAATTTCAAAGAGGCCCTACTGATTTGTCGGTTTGCATCCAAAGATGATGGGCAGGGAAGATCTCCCGTGGGTAGGAGCAGAAGCAGAGCATGGAACAACGAGCTAAGCACATGTCATGTACACACCCATTTCTCATTTCTTATTGATTAATTGGTTCGCACGGTTCAGAAGGTTAAgtaggagtaattaattaatgggTACACACATCACTGTGGCATGTACCTGGACAGATGAACCACTGGCCCCACATCATTTTCCTGCCTAGCTACTTGCTTAATGCACATGCTGTGTTACATAATCCATCCTACTTGGATGAGCCAGGTTAGTTTACTGACACCATCTACTTAAGTTATTTTTGAGCTGATGGATGCATGGTCTAAATGATTCACTAGTACTATGATCACATGTAGCCATAGATGATAAGCATATTTCTTATTTACCCAAACTACCCAACCAATCTTATTATTAAATCTTGAGCAGTTGCGCCGTTAAAGTTAGCTGCTTTAACTCAAATGGATTAACCTTAGCTTAACTTGCTGACGAGAGCCTAGCTAGCTCCATGACCGTGCAACAGTGAATGATAAAAGAGAGATATAATCAAATTGTCGTCAAATTAACTGCAGATCAGAGATGCATCGATCACAGCCACTTGTGAGTAGTGTACGTAATGTCAATTAGCAGAACACTACTGTTCCAATTGGGCCACTATTAGGGTGGACCTAAGCTTGCCTAGTGTGGTCTCTTGCTGATATATAGAATCAGTTCCAACCACTGGTTATTGTTACTGTGGCCCCCCATCTCTCTTGCACTGATTCCACTGATCATCGATCCcaattatatatgtatgtggCACGTTTTATCTCATCACATTTCTATTTTGGTAGTACTGATTAGTCAAATAGAGATTAGAAAATTAAGCACATAATACATGTTTTACATTAATATTGTCTTAGTTTTTATATGGACTTCTGAAATTAATATTGATTTTGTGAACTATTTGGCTTTTTAATGAAAGCTGGGCGTATGCATTtcctctaaaaaaataatattgattTCTCAGTTTTCTATGCAAATTAGGGTTGGCGAAAGATGGCtaaaaaataaagtagaaataaTATAGTATGATCTCAACAAAAACAAAACCTACCAATTTTCGGAGTCTCTCTGAAAACATGGACAATGATTTGGTGGGGGAGATTTACCATTTAAGTTTTCCTCAATAAAGTTTGCTTTTGATCTTTTATGAAAAAACTAAAGTCAGAGGAAAATATCTTCGCCCGGGTAGTACGCGTGGCATGCATAATGCTGATGGATGTTTCATTAGCAAAGACAGTCACAACCAAACAAActtttggtttaattaaaagtaAACCCGGGATTAGAATATATAATAACATCCTTATATATTGCCCAATGCTTTCTGTTAATTAGTAGTAATGGTTTCGCAATCAGGTTGATGACATGAGATGCTCGAGAGACTGACACGTCCATTACCGGACGGACCATTGGTTGTTACTGATGTTAATGTTGTTCTGTTCACAAGGATTGGCGAATCGAATCCAATGAAGCGTGATTATGGTGGTTGCTAGATCTACTTGTAATTATCAATTATGACTCACTAATCACTGTAGTTTGGATGCTAAAGTTGAAAGAATTGGTGCTAATGGCTTCGGCTCACCAAACATTGGTAGGTTTCGATGCTGACATCTCTGAAACAGGAATATGGTTTTACATAGGTGAAATCTCTGAATTTTTACTCAATTTTGCATACTCTGATAATCTGAATCTGAGCTAGCATTCCATTTGAAAATCACAGAAATAACAGGAATATTGATCGTTCGTAGCATTTCTATCAAATCCCGCATAGTTTATGGatcttaaaaaataaacaacaaaGCTAGCTAACACATTGAAAATTTCAAGTTCCATTCAGGAGATCGGGCTATCAAGCTCCAATCCCTTGTGCAAATCATTGGTTACCAATTGAGCCCAGCCCATGAAAGACGGATAGGAAATTCGGCCCATTTGAACATATGAGCAAACAGCAGCATTGTCACCTCTGAATGAGTGATCAGAACGAAATCAAAATTCTCAAGAATAGCATATGGCATCATACGCGctcctctttttttaaaaattttttttttcagagaaaTGTATTTTTTACCCAacctctatatccaaccggatatatgcagccATTTAAATTAGAAACTTAGCCCCACAAACAACCCAAATTCGCTCATATGAAGATTTGAGCTCAAGACTTTGAGGGTGCTAATTAgctcactgcaaccactaggatCATTTGTGCTCCTCCATGACCCGTTCTAGTAATTAAACACTGTTCCGTATCAAGAATCCACGATCCCTTCAGACAAAGAAAAGACATTCTCCAATGGCATTTTCCTGAACCCTTGACTGAATCTCTGAATTGTTCAGTTTAAAAGAAATTAATGCAATGCCAAAGTTGCAAAAAGAACCAACCAACCATTGCTGCAGAATACAAATCGCAAATGCGTTCGTGTTCAATAATCATAACTGAATTTTTATCATTTGAGAATATGTGTAGACAGCAAAATTGCAATGTAGAAGTAAAAATATAGCATATGGAGGCATCCCATGATCCGTTGTAAACATTGAGCTGCATCACGAATGAATTTATGATCAGGCCATCAGGGAAAAGAAACATTTCTCCAATGGCGTATTTCCTGAACCCCTGACTGAATCTCTGAATTTTTCAGTTAGAGAATGCAAATCGCGAACGCGATCGAACTCGATAATCAAAACTGAATCTTTTATCAGTAATGTTTTCATGTACACTGTATAATCGATCGCAAACGTAGTATACGTATACAAGCGCTCATCGCTTCTCTTTACGAATCAATCAAACCCAATCAATCTCGCAAGAGCGGATTACTACTTCTTATTCACAACTTGATCGAACTTGAACTCTCATCAATGGCGCGCGGATCATGCCATCTTGCTCAGTAGTAGCCACCGTACGCCGACGCCATGGGCATCCCGTACTGCACCggcatggcgccggcggcgagcctgtccatggcgacctgaCCCTGCATGCCGCCCTGCCTGTACTGCGCCCACATCTGCTGCTCCTGCACCAGCAGCTGCTGCTTCCTCTCCATCTCCGCCATCTGCAcgtacgccggcggcggcacgcccATCGACGCTGCGAACGGGTCGCCGCCGGTGGTTCGCGCCGTGCCGTCGGGCGCCGGCAGCGCCAgcacgggcgcgcggcgcggcgccgccacgctgctcgcgctccccgtcgccgcctcgtgCGCGCCCACCTGCTGCCGGACGGCGCCCTGGTCGTACATCCCGTGCAGCAGCAGCGGGTCCAGCCCGCCGCCCATGGACGCCTTCTGCCGCGACAGCTTGCTCGCCGTCTCCACCAGGGCGAGCTCCCACTCCGCCttgccggcctccgccgccggcgtctgCCACGCCGACGTCACCTCGGCCGCGTCGTCCGACGGGAAGGCCACCCACCCGCCGTTCTCCGTGCCGGAGAAGAGCGCCAGCGCGAGCTTGTTCTCCTGCTCGTCTTCCACCACGGGTTCCCTGAGGTCGACGAGGTCGCcagtctgcggcggcggcggcggcggcgccatttgTTCTGGTGCAACTTTCTCCGGCGCCGATCGCGATGGCTCAGCGGCGTGATGCTCCGGCGCCGGGAGCGCCTTGATGCCGTTCATGTCGAGCTCGTCGCTCTGGGcagtttgctgctgctgctgctgccatggAGGCGGCGAGCTGTGACCCGCCCTGCCGCGCTCTCGCACGAACTGCTCGAGCGTCTCGAGGAGCTTGTCGTCGATGCGCTTGACGTCGGCGAAGTCGGCCGGGCGGGCGAGGCGGACGTCGTCGCACCAGCCGTAGAAGGCGAGGAGGTCGTCGGTTTGCTTGGCGGTGCTGACGTGTGCCTCGAAGACCTTGACGCAGTCGGGGTAGTCCATGTCGAAGAAGCGGTCAAGGAGGacggcgagcacgacggcgacgtcggagCAGAGCTGCGTGCTCTCCTTGACCACCGGGTAGAGCGTGGCGAGCACGACGCGGCTTTGCCTCGCGCCGCCGGATGGGCGGCACGCGAGGACGCGGTCGAGCAGCTGGCGGAGCTGCAGCGCCCGGCCCAGGAGCGCCTCGGTGTCCATCTCttgcaccgtcgccgccgtcgacccccgCGGCGGCGATCCCGTCTCGTCGGCGAAGCGCACGGTGcgcggcgcggggaggagggaTATGAGGaagcgggcgcggtggtcgagGTAGAGCGCGTAGGCGCGGACGAAGGCGGAGTGGTCCCACGACGCGGAGTGCGCTTCGTCGCGGAACTCGGCGAGGAGCGCGAGCAtcggctcgccgcggcggcccgcGGGGCGGACGAGCTCGTGGCGGAAGTGCGggtcgccgtcggcgacgaggcggtgggCGAGCGCGAGGCACTTGGCGGCGACGACGTAGTCGCGCGTCCTGGAGAGGCGGcgcgagagggaggcggcgcaggcggcggtgtAGGGGCGGGAGTGCGCGGTGAGGGTGACCACCTCGCGGACATGGCGGTCCTCCGCGGGGGCGTCCTCGTGCGACGTCGCGCGGACGATGGCGACGTCAAGCTCCGgcgcgatggcggcggagacCTTGGCGATGCCGATGGAGGTCTGGTCCTTGACGGCGCCCAGCGCCTTGCGGATCGACATGGCGCCGGCGATGGAGCAGCGAGCAGAGCAATGGGCAGTGGCAATGGCGAGCTCGCGACGAGGTGTTCATCCGGTTCTTGACGACGTAGGAGGACGCGGTTTTTGAAGAGGAGGGAATTGGTCAGCAGAAGATCGGACGGCTGAGATGGGAGGAAGGGTGGAGATGGACGGACGAGATGGATTCGGAGAGTGGGTGGCACGTAGGAGTGGAGGGGGCACAAGTCAAAGGCGTGGCCGGCGGGCGCTGACACTGGGCCCCATCGTTGGTTCGCTGGGAATTTAGTTGGAAAAATATGAATACTATTTGATTTCTTCTTGAGGAATTAAAACTCGTGTTGTCTTCACTCGTTTGGACCGGAAAAGTAcacgttttcttttttctaatttcgatTTCTTGTCATTTTGTTTGATGGATTTCTTCTTTGTGAGGTGCCTTCGAAAGGAAGGTAGAGAAAgtaccaggaaaaaaaaaacttggagaATCAAACGAGTTGATGGGTGGGAATTTTTAGTTTTTATCAAGATAGCATATATGGATCAATCAGATGATACGATTCCATATTCGAAATGTGCGTATTACATACTATGGATTTGTGGCCAGGCATGCATTCACAAAATGCAAAACATTTccactaaaaaaacaaataaaaacattCACATGGAAACTGATCGAGAAGTTTCAATTACGAATGAAATTGATCGGACGTTTCATTCTGATGAAGGGCCGTGCGGCCCAGTAATGGGATGGGCCTCCAGTGGGCCCACAGCACTCTCGCATGTATAGTTGGATAAAAGagcatttattaattaatttggcCATATCATACATCACACGATAATTAATCGTATAATCGATTGTCTAGCTAGTTACTTTAGTTAGCGTTTAATCCTTCAGCTAGGGAAGGTAAGAAATTTTAGAGCCTGCCTGGGAAGGTAAGAAATGTTTGCACTACTAAAACTTAAATTCTTACCTTCAGCTAGGGAAGGTAAGAAGTTTTTTGAACAGTACAAGGTCTATGGTCGGTGGTCCTCTTCAAGGAGTTTTTTTTGGCAAAGCTATAGCTATATCCACTTCAAAAAATCTTATTAGCCAAACAGTCTAGATTGAAAAGGCTCGTAACTGTACTTCACATAAACAAACTAGTAGCCAAACGTGATGTTTCTCTAAATTCTTAttagctactccctctatttcatattataagtcatttgtaTTTTTTACTAGTCAGCATTCCATGATCAAGACCTACATGCACAACAGCGCAATTATaaaactttgttaagtttgactaaattcgTAGAAACAATTTTATAGTTATATTGTTGTGTATATATGTAGGTCTTGATCCTAATTTTTGTGGGCCTCATTCTGCTAAATTGCAGCCCAGGAATGACAAGGCCTCGAGTGGGCCCTTAAACTACACCCTGATCATATGTCACTTATCGTGAGCATtagtttaatttaattaattaatggggTAGTGACATACCGCTCTGTACTAAAAAAATCAACCGAGTACCATGCGAATTTAGACATATTTCTGttaaattcattgtactagaatatatcatattaattaattagttatagGTTTTTTTTATACTGAGGGAATAATTAATACTACTCCATACTCCTGCCTAAATATATTAGCTAGCGCCATGAGAAAGATATATGTATCAATCGGGTAAATTGAAACAGGAGAGAGTTTTCAGGGAAAACTTAACGCTAATTTGGACTAACAAACAATACATTCATGCATCCATCTACCCTATAATTTACCAACACAGTATTACATTCCTCATTCCTCGTTGATCGGTCAGGATGCCCTCTCACAGATCCAACGCCTCACGTCGCTCCCACCTTCTCCCATCCGCGATTCTCCCTCTAAACCGCGATCTCTCTCCCTATAATCTCTCCACCTAACCACGCCCCACCGCACCTCTCCCTCGCGCATCGCCTACCCTAATCGCCGCCTGCCGCTCACTCCCTCGCGCTCGCGCTGCCTCGcaggtccgccgccgcgccgctgccgaccTAGGTCCCCCCCACGGCGACCAGGCAGAGACGGACGCGGGCATCCATCGCCTCATCGGGCCCCTCCACTCCCTCcccacctcgcgccgccggtTGACGCGGCGCAGCCGGAGCCCCCCGCAGAGCACGGCGCTGCATCACCTTCGCCCGCGTTCGTTTCTCCCGTACCTGCGGAGGCGGGTCGCCGACACCCAGCACCTCCGTCGACGCGACGCTGCGGCCTGTCTGCGACTCCTCCTCCTTTTGGCCCAGCTACAAAATAGCAAACGTATGCTCAGCATTTCACCTTCATATGCTTCTATTTTTGGGAATCCTTTTGCTAAATAGTCCTTCCACCCTTGAGGGTTTTTGTTCGGTCTTATCCGCTGTGTACTTGAAGGGCAAATGTATTATTGTATACTGCATAACACAATCAATGCTCTCGAAGTTTATCAATGCTTGAGGATCAACAAGTTATGGTCTAAATTTTAAACCATAGAGTTTATTACTTTCAATATTCCACTATGTTTTCCAAATTGGCATGGTGCGATTGAGAAATCAAAATGATGTATATGTTTTCATGCTGCTATTGAGATATCAAAATGATGTATATGATTTCCATAATTTCAATATAAGATCGCAGCATTGTGAATTGGTTTCAACTAATGTTTGTTTATATTTTGTCTGTTAGATATGGATCAAAATGCTTCTGCTAATGAAGGTCGCTTTGCCGCCAAAGATATAACAAATAGAAAAATCAATATGTTTTAAGTGCATAAGACAAGAAAAATGAATGGAAATGACCTAAGGGAAAATTCGAATTCGTGACATGCctttatataatttttctatTCGTGACATCTGAATCTATTTTAAAGTTTTATTAAAGACAAATATAATTAcaccgtagcgtttagcacgggcatattactagtatatAATAGGGTAAGAATTAAAGAGATACGCTTTTACTctatccgttctaaaatataagtacttTTAGAATAGTGCAaagtcaaattttttaaattttaactattaatagcaaaatattaaaaaagattaatcatataaatttgatattattatatttatcattaaacgaACTATCTTAATATACAACTctttaatttaaaatattttacttttgtagatattattggttaaagtagcatctcgaagaCCGTATCGAGatcaaaaatgcttatattttaggacaaagggagtatatatatacttgatCTTCCCAAAGTGATTTACACTAACTTTAAAGCATAatagttaatttgatgatgGATGAGTAGGACTAGCTTCTTGAACTGTTTTTAGATCTCCAAATTAAAcacatatttattaattatatttattaCTATCCATTACTGATTTCAACCAATGTATTGCGCGCGCTGCAAGCCTGATGTAATGGTGCTTAAGGCGAAAGAATATGCCCATATATATTATCGATCAGATACCATTATGTGAGGTTTTTTTTCCtccgattaattaattaacacaagTATCTACACATGAAGGTACGTTACAAGCAAAATTAATTACTCACGTTCTAAACATAATTTGACTTGTTAAGATTTCAGTAAAAGCCGGGCTCCCGAAGgtttttctcttaaaaaatataatttgatattttaggaTATATTAGCACCTCTTGTATCCCGAAGAAAATTAAACAGCTATCTAATTTTGATGATGAGCGTTCATTAATATTCTATGAACGACTTGTATGGCAGATGGCCTCAGTACTGAGCCAATTTTAAGTGGTGTTTTAATACTACAATTAGTACTTACCAAGTAGTAATATAATTCAGGGCATGTTTGAGGAAGCTTCTAGTTACAACAGCTTTTTCCAGAATTAGAAACTCCCCAAACAGTACAGCTTTTTATACAGATTCTAAAAAACTATCGTTGTAGTTGTataatctagaaaataaactagaaaacAGAAGCTAGCTAGAAaacctattttttttcatattctcaTATGGTAGCAACCAACTAGATGCTTCTTGTAATGTTAAGCTCAAACATGCTCTTAAAACATTGAGATAATCTTTTCCTAGTGAAAAAGGACTAGGAAGGACCATATCTCTAATGTACCCGATAAACACTGGGTCGATAGCCAAAGCGTAGAGGGGATAACATTTGAAATTGGTATTTGCATATACCTCTCATGCATGCTCTTCtcctaaatatatatatcaaacTAATTTAGACATAGatagggcatgtacaaaggtagagtCGGATATGAGCTCTACGTTATCTAGAGACTAGCATCCTACAACAGTTAGAGACAATATggtctctaatcattaatgtatcaaaatactttttattacttttctttcctttctttcaccactatgcaacaaaatttgctctaataaatgctaagagtcgactcttagccgttgtcatgcataacaactATACTCCTTCCTCTTTCTTTCATGtcaccaaatttacttgcatggcaATAGAGAGAGACCACTAATAAACACCATTGTACATACCCTTATTAGTTAGCTTACTAGCTAACTAACAACAGTTTATTTATAAAACTAATACCCTACATTTTAGCTTGTAATACACTACACTTTCTTTAAGAGATTATATTACAAGGAAGATACTTgaggaaaaatgatttttcccCAAAAGTGAACCCTGATTCCTTGAATGAACTAAAGACGCGGGGACACAACCCCAGAGATGTTGATCAAGACAGAGAACACTGTATTCCAGACTGATTGATTATATTCCCAGTGATTTTACATCCACCGTACCTGCATCCTCTCTCTAGAGATGTCATTTTTAGTTTCCCTAGATATATATACTTAACGaaccagcagcagctgcagctggcACATTCCAACACAatctatgcatgcatgcatgaatcgAGATACCATAAagaatatatgtgtgtgtgtgtgtgacatCTAGTATCTTGGATGCATGGGTTAAATCATCATTATTCCTCAAGAATCCAAAAAGGAACTACTAATTATATGTACATCGatcgtctctctctctatcgATAGATGCATTAGAATATTATAGCTAACTGttaactccaaatcatctataactaatataatagcccattcatacattatgtatctataaaaatatactacaccaatAATACCCGGTTccacctttcatacacacacataacgtcttagagtccgtgttgcagctggctacaaatctgtagcccgtttTCTTCCCTATCTTCTattttcttctcgatatgtgattatagctggcttatagcctgctattgtacttgtTCTTAGACTAGCTAACTACTACTTAATTAGCTTGTAGTAGTagagatgagatgagaggaTCAGTAGCATGCAATAGTATGGTGTTGGATGAGTAGTTGCATGTGCATGGTGACTTTATTCTCCCAAAGGGGAGAACAGAAATGAAGAGAGAactggggagaggagaggagaggggggccTAGGCCTTCGAGAAAGCAAAGCCAAAGCAAACCCAAAACAAAGCTATCAAAGCAAAGGCAgtgcaggcagcagcagcagcgagaaTCTGATTCCCTGCCCCTCCCCTCCTGCGAGTAACATGCCATGCATGCGTCCCTCCCAGTCCCTAGCTATATTTTTCCCTTCAATTCACTATCGATCATGCATGCTGCTAATTCCAGATCTATCTATCTTGGACCAGCTAGCTACCAACCAATCTAGGATTACATCGTCTCTCATCAGTACGAGTACTGTTACTATCTCTCCTGTTATTAATCACTACTCAGTACTGATCAGTCTCGCTCTTACCTAACTTAACAATGCATGCTAaccttagcttagcttagctagctccAGTACTAGCTACTTTATATCTCCATATATATAGTATTAGTTAAcctaagctaagctagctagcaacaTGATGCATGATAATGATATCCTCAGAATATAGTACTGATTCATGCATGATagagagtagtagtagtatgatctatcttctctctctctttcactaTCTCTTTTGCGTGGCACACAGGCACACACAGAGACACACACACATTCTTTCGTACGCTCCATTCACTTTTCTGTGCCAGTCTTGTTGGCAGCAGCTTGTGCTTTTGGGCACAGCATTCCATCATctgctatctctctctctctctataggCAGCTCTTCCTTAGCTGCTTGTG
This window encodes:
- the LOC9270026 gene encoding probable clathrin assembly protein At4g32285, whose product is MSIRKALGAVKDQTSIGIAKVSAAIAPELDVAIVRATSHEDAPAEDRHVREVVTLTAHSRPYTAACAASLSRRLSRTRDYVVAAKCLALAHRLVADGDPHFRHELVRPAGRRGEPMLALLAEFRDEAHSASWDHSAFVRAYALYLDHRARFLISLLPAPRTVRFADETGSPPRGSTAATVQEMDTEALLGRALQLRQLLDRVLACRPSGGARQSRVVLATLYPVVKESTQLCSDVAVVLAVLLDRFFDMDYPDCVKVFEAHVSTAKQTDDLLAFYGWCDDVRLARPADFADVKRIDDKLLETLEQFVRERGRAGHSSPPPWQQQQQQTAQSDELDMNGIKALPAPEHHAAEPSRSAPEKVAPEQMAPPPPPPQTGDLVDLREPVVEDEQENKLALALFSGTENGGWVAFPSDDAAEVTSAWQTPAAEAGKAEWELALVETASKLSRQKASMGGGLDPLLLHGMYDQGAVRQQVGAHEAATGSASSVAAPRRAPVLALPAPDGTARTTGGDPFAASMGVPPPAYVQMAEMERKQQLLVQEQQMWAQYRQGGMQGQVAMDRLAAGAMPVQYGMPMASAYGGYY